From a region of the Alnus glutinosa chromosome 1, dhAlnGlut1.1, whole genome shotgun sequence genome:
- the LOC133865721 gene encoding glycosyl hydrolase 5 family protein-like: MGRLCFFFFFLSIILSLPIIFPAVAALPLHTSSRWIVDEAGQRVKLACVNWVTHLEAVVVEGLSKQPVDTISKRILSMGFNCVRLTWPLYLVTNDSLASLTVRQSFQSLGLSEAIAGFQANNPSIIDLSLIQAYQAVVSSLGANKVMVILDNHISKPGWCCSGSDGNGFFGDLYFNPDLWIQGLARMATLFNGVPNVVGMSLRNELRGPRQNVKDWYRYMERGAEAVHSANPDVLVILSGLGYDKDLSFIRNQPVNLTFTEKLVYEMHWYGFSDGKSWESGNPNQVCGRVVNNMMRLSGFLLEQGWPLIVSEFGMDLRGNNVNDNRYMNCFLAWAAELDLDWAIWTLVGSYYLREGIVGLNEFYGVLDWNWCETRDASFLQRISALQSPFQGPGLSETSLHKVIFHPSTGLCVLRKSMLDPLTLGPCASSDSWKYTPQKILLVRGTYFCLKVEGLGKPARLNIICSDPNSKWEAISDSKMHLSSKVGNDSACLDVDSNNIIVTNTCKCLSRDNMCDPGSQWFKLVDSTRSPSSAESLR; this comes from the exons ATGGGGAGGttatgcttcttcttcttcttcctctctatAATTCTATCTCTTCCGATCATCTTCCCGGCCGTCGCGGCTTTACCACTACACACCAGTTCACGGTGGATTGTGGACGAAGCCGGGCAACGGGTGAAGCTGGCGTGCGTGAATTGGGTGACACATCTCGAAGCCGTGGTGGTTGAGGGTCTCAGCAAGCAGCCCGTGGACACCATCTCCAAGAGGATTCTGTCCATGGGTTTCAATTGCGTTAGGCTCACTTGGCCTCTTTACTTGGTCACCAACGACTCGCTGGCTTCTCTCACTGTACGACAGTCATTCCAGAGTCTTGGGCTGTCGGAAGCCATCGCCGGTTTCCAGGCCAACAACCCCTCCATCATTGATCTTTCCCTCATACAAGCATACCAG GCGGTGGTCTCTAGCCTGGGGGCTAACAAGGTGATGGTGATATTGGACAATCACATAAGCAAGCCCGGTTGGTGTTGCAGCGGCTCGGATGGGAATGGGTTCTTTGGCGACCTGTATTTCAACCCGGACCTCTGGATTCAGGGACTGGCTCGGATGGCCACCTTGTTTAATGGCGTGCCCAATGTAGTTGGCATGAGCTTGAGGAATGAGCTCCGAGGCCCTAGACAGAACGTGAAGGATTGGTACAG GTACATGGAGAGAGGAGCAGAAGCGGTGCATTCAGCAAACCCAGATGTTCTTGTCATTCTATCTGGCCTGGGCTACGACAAAGACCTGTCATTCATCCGTAATCAACCAGTGAATCTCACTTTCACTGAAAAATTAGTATACGAGATGCACTGGTACGGGTTTTCAGACGGAAAGTCATGGGAGTCTGGCAACCCGAATCAAGTGTGTGGGAGAGTGGTAAACAACATGATGAGACTGTCAGGATTCTTATTGGAGCAGGGTTGGCCATTGATCGTGAGCGAGTTTGGGATGGACCTAAGAGGTAACAATGTGAATGACAACAGGTATATGAATTGCTTTCTGGCTTGGGCAGCCGAGCTTGACCTCGATTGGGCCATTTGGACACTTGTTGGGAGTTATTATTTGAGAGAGGGCATAGTTGGGTTAAACGAGTTCTATGGGGTGCTTGATTGGAATTGGTGCGAGACCAGAGATGCAAGCTTCTTGCAGAGGATCTCTGCTCTCCAATCTCCTTTTCAAG GGCCAGGCCTATCAGAAACTAGTCTACACAAAGTGATTTTCCATCCATCCACGGGTCTCTGTGTCCTAAGAAAATCTATGCTTGACCCACTAACATTGGGTCCCTGCGCCAGTTCTGATTCCTGGAAATACACACCCCAGAAAATTTTATTAGTGAGGGGAACTTATTTCTGTTTAAAAGTAGAAGGATTGGGAAAGCCAGCAAGACTAAATATAATTTGCTCCGACCCTAATTCAAAGTGGGAAGCCATCTCAGATTCTAAGATGCATCTCTCATCCAAGGTTGGGAATGATTCTGCCTGCCTGGATGTTGACTCCAACAATATCATTGTCACAAATACTTGCAAATGTTTGAGCAGAGATAACATGTGCGACCCAGGAAGCCAGTGGTTCAAGCTTGTTGACAGTACGAGAAGTCCAAGTTCTGCAGAGTCCTTAAGATAA